A region of Lycium barbarum isolate Lr01 chromosome 1, ASM1917538v2, whole genome shotgun sequence DNA encodes the following proteins:
- the LOC132638885 gene encoding homeobox-leucine zipper protein ROC5-like: MGERGESLDKVVIGVPRQDENESRLVGDNIDGDASGSFQPNRRKFNRHNANQIQQLEAYFKENPHPDEKARLQLGMKLSMDSNQVKSWFQNRRTQRKSQLERCKTRMLKEENDKLRMEHIALKKAMRNPTCDRCSQLDTIGGINVDEHKTNIEHDRLQDEVKRIKVLADKLLGPSAFFEGSMNSMMKNSALEFVAGRNEFSGINVVDTASPMGLDFENGLSSPLPVISPWPTTSLTIKDVNYDMSMIMDLAFASMNELLKLADTGEPLWVKSLNGSAETLNLHEYARLSTTFIDMKPGHFITEATRASGTVLTDSLTLVETLMDKSRWMETFSCIIGKTSTFDVISTGIGGSRSGTLLLIQTELQIISDLVPVRETKFLRFCQRHDVGWAIVDVSVDTIQKISEQCQIGNCRRLPSGCIVRDMPSGYSQVTWIEHVEYNENLSIICTNLWSELA; this comes from the exons ATGGGTGAGAGAGGAGAAAGTTTGGATAAAGTTGTAATAGGAGTCCCTAGACAGGATGAAAATGAGAGCAGGTTGGTTGGTGACAACATAGATGGTGATGCCTCTGGATCGTTCCAACCAAATAGGAGGAAATTCAATAGGCATAATGCCAACCAAATTCAACAGCTTGAAGC TTATTTCAAAGAGAATCCACATCCTGATGAAAAAGCAAGACTACAACTTGGAATGAAACTGTCCATGGATAGCAACCAAGTGAAATCTTGGTTCCAGAATAGAAGAACCCAAAGGAAG TCACAATTGGAACGCTGTAAAACTCGAATGTTGAAAGAGGAAAATGATAAGCTTCGCATGGAGCATATTGCATTGAAGAAAGCCATGAGAAATCCAACTTGCGACCGTTGTAGTCAGCTGGATACTATTGGTGGCATAAATGTTGATGAGCATAAAACAAATATTGAACATGACCGTTTGCAAGATGAAGTCAAGAGGATAAAAGTCTTGGCGGACAAATTATTAGGGCCTTCAGCCTTCTTTGAAGGATCAatgaattccatgatgaaaaattCTGCTTTGGAATTTGTTGCGGGAAGAAATGAATTTAGTGGTATAAATGTTGTGGACACTGCATCTCCAATGGGGCTTGATTTCGAAAATGGCCTGTCAAGTCCTCTGCCAGTAATTTCCCCATGGCCCACCACAAGCTTGACTATTAAAGATGTAAATTATGACATGTCAATGATAATGGATCTAGCATTTGCTTCTATGAATGAGCTGCTTAAGTTGGCTGATACTGGTGAACCTCTTTGGGTCAAAAGCTTGAATGGAAGTGCAGAAACATTGAATCTTCATGAATACGCTAGATTATCTACCACATTTATTGACATGAAACCTGGACATTTCATAACAGAAGCCACAAGGGCATCTGGTACAGTTCTTACCGACAGTCTGACATTGGTGGAGACATTAATGGACAAG AGTCGATGGATGGAGACGTTCTCATGTATTATTGGGAAAACCTCTACTTTTGATGTGATTTCCACTGGCATAGGGGGAAGCAGGAGCGGTACTCTGTTATTG ATTCAAACTGAATTGCAAATTATTTCTGATTTGGTTCCTGTCCGTGAAACAAAATTTCTTCGCTTCTGCCAGCGACATGATGTAGGTTGGGCTATCGTGGATGTGTCTGTTGACACAATCCAAAAAATTTCAGAACAATGTCAAATAGGAAATTGCAGGAGGCTCCCTTCTGGTTGTATTGTGCGAGATATGCCTAGTGGTTACTCCCAG GTTACTTGGATCGAGCACGTGGAATATAATGAAAATTTGTCCATCATTTGTACCAACCTTTGGTCAGAATTGGCCTAG